The genome window CTGTCGGTGGGTATTGGGAACCGCGTATACGAGTCAAATTCGTGGATTACACTGGGAGAATTTACGGCTGAGAAGCGTGGGTTTAGAACAAGACACTGAGGGGTTTAGGCCGGCTTTTGAATTGCGAGGACGACAAGAAAGTTTTGGCGATATTCATCCATTACCAGATTACACAACACGCCATACTCGTACTAGGATCCCATTTTGAATGTTTCCTTTACTCTGGATCTTTACCGGCAAGTCAACCATTATTTCACtgaataaagattttttttttattactaattCTAGCATGTAAATAAccataaaaagataaattagCCTAAATTATACATTAATTGACTTACAATAAGATGGCCAATAACTCATTTATGTTATGAATCAAACTTATAACCTTATAATTTTATTGGTTTTAGGTGAAATGAATTTGATTAACGAGTAATGAAATTCATTGCACACATTTATGTTATGAATCAAACTTATAACCTTGTAATTTTATTGGTTTTAGGTTAAATGAATTTGATTAACGAGTAATGAAATTCATTGCCGAACACATTTATGTTATGAATCAAACTTATAACCTTGTAATTTTATTGGTTTTAGGTGAAATGAATTTGATTAACGAGTAATGAAATTCATTGCCGAACACATAATTTTGTGTCACAATCGGTCTATAATTCAGTATTGTTAAGTGTTAAcaacaatcattatttcatgaactatggttcacacagttgtatggataattaataaaacatatttttttgtgtacgtaaagtatattatttaactactgaaagtttatattttatatactattaaataatgtatttttaatatattaaaatgtacgtTACATTTATAGAGGTAGGATCCATTACTCAGAAGTAAAGGCGCGGTCGACTAAAGATGACTCGAGGCAACAAGACCAAATAGAAGGAAGGCTGACTAGGAGCTCGAGTTCGCTCAAGCAAGGGATGAGTTGGCCAATCAGGAAGTCGAGCTACTCGGCGACTGGGAAGGTCAAGTAACCTAGTCAATACCAAACGGCCTGGCTGACCCGACAGGTGAGAGGAAGTCGGACTTGCCGACTCCCGGTCTAGAGCACCAGCAAACAGAGGCACCGTAGGAGGGAATGCAATGTTGCTTCCATCAAGATAGGTTGGATACATTGTATTGGTTACATTTGTTGGTATCATGGTCCACAAGGATAATGGGGGGCGAACCAGAGTAGGCGAACAAGGCAAGTTGATCAATCGGTGCAGAAGTAGCCTCAACGCGAAGGGACTCCAGGCGAAGCAATTAGGAATCTTCCTAATATGATGAAGATCAATAGCGGATTTTGTGGGAGTTACAAGGAAAGCAGATCAAAAGGCTTTAGGAAACTAGATCAAATGTAATAAGGCAAGTGAATCATGTATATTTATGGTAGAATATGGTTACCAAAAATGATCCTCCCTCGTACTCTTGTATGAATAGGGTGGTTAAACCTTAAAAAAGGTTAAGCAATTCGAGAGTACAAAAAGCTATTAACTCTGCTTTCACGGATACTCAAATCTAAGTACTTTTTGGTAGTGTTGGCACACCGATTAACCATTCGTGGTTGATAAAACTAACGGTGATTTTAGTCGTTAAAATGTCACAATAAGGTAAGTCATGCTAGATTACTCATTGATGACCAATTTACACTAAGGAAGCTAATAAACCGCTCACACTAATagtcaaatttgattttttttaaattgtacttGTACTTTGATTTATATAAAAGTCTGCACGTGCTATTTAAATGTATGTTATGAGTGAAATATGTCTCGTGACTTTAACTAGTCGAGGATCTCAAAGAGATAAATCAACGTAAGTTCTTCACAGTTATCGATTTAAAGTGAAAATGTCAAAACAATTCTCACAAGGAGTCCAACGTGCTACTTATGCTAATGCTCAAAAACATGCCACCCACGTAGATCTCTAAAAGGCCCACGTGGCCCATATTAGGCCCAATTCACGGCCTACCTGTTTTGGTTTGTAAAAgtccaaagaaaataaagttcgTTTTAGCAGCTGCTGCAAACGTGTACAAAAGGATGATACGTGTACGTCTAAAAATGGTTGAAtggatttttaattattaattacggaatattatttacttaatgtatttttaaaggAATCTGTCCATACTTTTTGTAGCACGTACTTTACCACGTGGGTCCAACTTCcatattttcaattatatttatatttttatatgctAGAATTAATTATTCAGGATATAGtccaaattaatcaaattaatcaaaatcATCCATAATTAAAGCGATAAATAATAAAGACAAAGTATAAAGTCTAATGTgtatttaaaaatcataaaataaattcTGAAAATTAGTCAATTGCCTACAATGATATTTTTTTCCCATAAATTGTatgcaaattttctttttttcaaaaagttagTAAAAATGTTCATTCAGTTAATAACCAAATTGAATTCctaatttgtaaaatattttaatagttaacctaattgaaattcttatttgtattaattgaATACAACATTTGGTTTATATATcggttaatttatttatgaaattttagtgaaatttttaaaaaattatataaatttcataaataaaaagttttagtTCATAGTTTCACACAACAAACTAATTATctctttaatataaaaatgaaaaaaaattgacaaactACTAAAACTAGTATATTAGTACTCCATATAATTTATAGaatataaaagattaaaacatatatacacacacacataggtTGAAATTTTTGCAGCCCAGCTTGTGGGGTAGAATTTTTCAATCTTAGCCAACATCATGCGCGTTCGCGAGTTCCGAGGGCCAACTTAAaggattttttaaaaagacatagtattattctatattttaataatttaacctaaataaattaacaaatcTAAATGTATTTTCGTTTAGAAATTTGTTAGTCTTGCAGCTTGCACGAGCTATTTAGACTTAACACATCTCATCGTGAAGCGATTTAAAGTTGATACATGAATTTTAAATTACTATGACATTTTTACACACACTAGGGATTTGGTTGACTACAAACGAAcacttttgaattaaaaaatttcaattccatcaaTTAACCAAATTGTAATGAGACAAAATGACAAATAGTGACAACTATGATAATTAAGGGATGAAAAAAATCCGTTTTCCTACTAAACTTGGAAGTTGATACAAATGGTAAATTCGATAATTTTAATGTCAGAGGTTTGTGATATGTTTGGTAGTTTCAAAGTATGGACAAAGACAGTTATGGTTGAGGTCATCAGCTTATGTCCGCAGGTATGCAGTCAATTGATTTGTTGCggcacaaataaaataaaataaaataataaaataaaataattaatttttaattgacaataaaaattttcaactattattttaaagtatgtattaaagaaattttgtgttgttattttagtttttaaaaaaatcacactATGATAAACCAActtaggtatgtatatatacccttcttatgattttcaaaaataaaatatacccttattattattattattattatacatttacaATGCATAACAATGCGCCAAACATGCTAAAAAAGTACTTTCATATTAATTGCATGGACATAAATCGGCGTATAGGCTAATGCAATGATGACCACGAATTTTACGCAATATGAAGATTAATGAGAGCCATAAGAGTTGTCCAACATTAACTACCAACTATAATGTAACAACATACCATATAAATGTGTGGCTCAAAATGATTAGATCAACCATATAAAAATAATCGGCCCCATAATTAATAAtcatataatatttctttttgaaagaatcttttttttttttttggaataataaaGCCATAGCATTAAGAAAGGTCCGAAGGCAAAGAGTTAACAATGAAAGAGAGGGGATATCAGTCCACATCCTACGGTCAAACATAGAACATACATAGAAAGGGATTCTCGAGCTAACAAATGGGCAATCCAATTCGCTGACCGCTTAACGAAAGATATAGAAACATCAACAAGAGATGATAATAAATCGTTTACATCGGAAAGAATAAGGTCAAATTAAGAATCGAAGTTGGATGATTTTAGATCTTGTCATTTTGAATGACCTGTAAAGTATCGGTTTCAACATGACAGTGAGCAATATGATTTTCCTTCAGCCAATTGAGGGCTTCAGGTACTGCCATTGCCTCAGCCTCCTTGACAGTGTATAGGCCACACCATGGCAAACTAGGAGCTGCTTTGAAAGCACCATGTTCATCATGCAAAATCCAACCATAGCGCGTACGACCTCTGGAATGTTGACTGCTGCATCCACATTAAGTTTAAGTTGTCCATGCGCAGGCTTCATCCATATGATAATGCTGGTTGAATGTTGAGGCAGGGAAAACTCGTCCTTATCATGCATTGATGTCCATACGGTGAGGTGAACCTTGGTTTTCTCCACAACGACAGTAGGAGTAAGCAGGACATTATTCCAAACACAATTTTTTGGAAGAATCTTTGTACCAAATGCAACACACAATGCTAACAAACATAATTGGATAAGCACCCGATCCGAAATCACTTGAAAAAGACTAGCGATCATGTAATAAAAACATCTACTTTAGCACCAACCTATTTAAGAGGAGACAATTATGGTGAATACTACACTTAATGTAGACTCGGCTCCCATTACTATGAAGACCGTTACTTGAACAAAAAACGTTGAAGACACTggtataagtatgagatttttCATTAGGGAACTCTTAAACAATTTAATCCTGATTACTTTCTATAATTATTCCGGTCACTTTATTTACCGCCATGCTCAAAGTATACAACTAGGGGTGAACACAAGGGAGGGGGGGGGAGGTCAAGTGACTTGTTTATTCATCTTTAATTCTTTATCCACATTCCCATGGGCAACAAAGTGCTGTGGGTCAAATTGCATGGATGGTGTGAATATGCTTAGCCTTTTTGGTGGCTCCACACGCATTTGTTTTTCCCCAGCTTGCATTTGCATCCACAACCGCAAGAGAAAAAGGGGGCATAAAAACATCCAACAAAGAAAACACAATACAAAAGCGTGGCGACTTTCTGGAAAAGGCGGGCGATAAAATGCAAAGTAAACGCCGAGGAATTGGGGGAgaagaaaactaaaaaaaaaaggcaaaaaagcGTTCTGCTGAGTCACGAAAAGCGACTCGTCCACTTTGCAGTAATAATAAAGAAGAGAGAatcaagaaagaagaagagagtaAAGGGAAGATCTTGCGACCACACACAATTTGTGGCTCAGGGCTCACTTTTCCAGGCTGACGTGGCGCTGCCCATTTCTGGGTTTTATCAGATGGAGCTCTCGAACCCGACCCAGACCCGAGCCCTGACTCGCCCTGTCAGATCTCCCTGCGAGCGAGCGAGTGAGTGAAACTGTGAAaggacagagagagagagagacccAATCCCAAAGCCATCGGATttagtgttttgttttttgttttcttggaaTCGGAGGTTTGTGTTTTGCAACGTTGGAAGTtggaaagaaggaaaaaagtGGGCGCGAATGTCGGATTCGAGTAAAGACCCGGCGATAAAGCTGTTTGGGAAGACAATCCAGCTCCCGGAAATTCCGGCCTCGACGGCGCCGGCGACGGAGGGCTCTTGCCCGGACGATGCTCCCGGCGATGACAGCTCAGCTCGGCATGGCTCCGGTTCAGGAAATGACCCGGCTGAGGACGGCGGGGGCGGAGAAGAAGATGAACACCTGCAAAAGGTATGGATTTGGCTTGTTCTAACAACGACCCATTGTAGGGCACTGCAATTCCTGTAATGGGTCGATCTTAGTTTTGGAAATCTGTTGACTTTGATGTTGGGATATGCCATGTTCTTGAACTCATTCCAGGAACCTGAAAGCTTCTATCTAGGGTTTATAGTTTCTGTAGGTTCCTTAAAAACCATTACTAATCCTTAAACTCTTCCAGGAATCTTTAATCAGTGGCTGTAATTGTAAATGACTGTTTTTTCCAGTCTTTTTGATCTTTGATCCGAATGAGCAAGCCAGAAAGATTGAGAAATatgtcatttaatttaattagtttggaCTAGCCATAAAATGATATTCAGTTCATTGGAATTTTGGTAATATAAAAGCTTTTGAGGAGTTATGGTTGTTATTTAAAGATTTATTTGGTATCTGTAATTGAAATTCTAGATATTTACCTTGGATTTGAatggaaagttgcaaactttttagtttttattacCATAATTGCAATTTTGCAATCCTATCTTCATTAGTATCTGTTCTTGTGATTTAATTTTGGCTTGCTTTCTTATGAACTCAGAATCAAAATGGAGGAAAGTTAGATGAGAGTAAGGAGGATGAATCTTTGATGGCAGAAGAGTTAACTGATCAGACTAATGAGATGGAGACTGATGAGTTGAAAACGGCGTCTAACAATAAAGATTGTGGAGCGATGAAAAAGTCGGAGGTGGAGGAACAGGGGGAAACGGGTAATTCACAAGAGAAGGCTCTGAAAAAACCGGACAAGATACTTCCATGTCCTCGCTGTAATAGCATGGAGACTAAGTTCTGTTATTTCAACAATTACAATGTTAACCAGCCCCGCCACTTCTGCAAGAACTGTCAGAGGTATTGGACGGCTGGTGGGACGATGAGGAATGTACCGGTTGGTGCTGGCCGAAGGAAAAATAAGAATTCGGGTTCCCATTACCGCCATGTGACCATCTCGGAGCCCTTTCCAAGTGCTCGAGTAGACCTTCCGAATGGAATCCAGCTTCCTACTATCAATCCCAATGGCACCCTTCTTACGTTTGGCTCTGATACGCCTCTCTGTGAGTCCATGGCTTCAGTACTGAACATTGCTGAGAAAACGATGCAGAACGGTTCGATAAACGGGTTCCACAAACTCGAGGAGCTTGGAGTTCCGGTCCCTCATGGAGCTGGAGATAATGGAGATGATCGTTCGAGTGGATCCTCGGTCACTGCTGCAAGTACCAAGGACGAAAGTGTAAAAAATGAAGTGCCAGGGAGACAGAACTGCCCGAACTTCGCTCCTCAGTTGCCATGCTTCCCCGGTGCTCCTTGGCCTTATCCATTGACTGCAGTTCAGTGGAGCTCTGCAATACCTCCGCCCGGTTACTGCCCTCCTGGCTTTCCTATGCCAGTTTACCCCGCCCCCGCTTATTGGGGTTGTGCTGTACCAGGTTCTTGGAGTGTCCCTTGGGTTAGCCCGCCTATCGCCCCTCAACACCACATGCCATCAACTTCCGGCCCTAATTCTCCAACTTTGGGCAAGCATTCGCGGGACGAAAACATGCTGAAACCAGTCAACAGCGAGGGAGAAGATCCCAAAAAGGAAAGCAATCCCGAGAAGTGCCTGTGGGTTCCTAAAACTCTCCGAATTGATGATCCCGAAGATGCTGCAAAAAGTTCTATCTGGGCAACGTTGGGAATAAAAAACGACAAAGCTGATTCAGCCGGCAGTGGCCTTTTCAAGGCCTTCCAGTCAAAAGACGACGAGAAGACTGATGCTTCAGAAAACTCGACTGTATTACAAGCCAATCCAGCCGCACTATCCAGGTCACTAAACTTCCACGAGAACTCATAAGCAGGTAATCGGGAGGTCATACTTGTTAATTGTGATGACAATTCCTCCCAAGAATTGTTCAGCCGATGAAACTTCTTAATCCTATCTCTGCAAATCTTAAAAGTGGATGCCCGTAATTCTTCTCGAGATCAGACAAATCTGCTGTTAATTTTGTTTTCACAgttctattttttattctatatttattttgctGTTGAGAAAGAAGGTGCTTTTTGGTAGGTAGGTGGCTTGCTAGGTTCTTACTGTCTAGTCGATGTATATACCTGTATTCGATATAGTGAGAGCTAGAGTGCTTTGTGTACCGAAATCACCAACACTGAAAGTAGTTTGGAGATTGATTAAAAGGTCTTTTTCTTTACAATCTTATTCGCACTTCATATTTGTGCATCTTGATCTGTTCTACCAATGCACAAGAGTAGAGATGCAATCTGTTATCTGTCATCTGCAGATTATTGTATCGACTTGTTCATGACAGAATGCATTATTGTGCATCAACGAAGCTTACTTGCCATGTTCAACACTGTTCTTCAATATATTCGTCTTCTTAATTACCAGAATTCGAGTGAATCGAAGCAACCTGGATCGAAAGATGAACATGTTTTTGGCCTCCTGAGGTTTTCATATGTTTCTGGCCTCTTTGGAGAGGGAGAGGTTGATGAAGCTGAGGTGCAAGCAAACAGAGTTTGATGTCTTTGATGATAATAAAAGGGAGGAGGATCAATGTTATGGAAACTCTTGTATAGTTTTCTATGCATGTTGATTtagatatatgtatagtaagttgtgtatattatttttatggtttatttattgtgttttattatttatatgtggaCTGGATTGGACCGACAATTAATATGCTATGATTCACTTTACATTACTAGTAAAATTATCCTTTTTGcctaaaaaaaacattaaaatcaaATAGTCATCATCTTTATGATTCCGAGAATCTCAATCTCGATGACTCATCAATCACAAATATGTCATTGAGCTACACGTTACTTGGTGTAAATCTTTAAcctgaaacattaattaatacatattaAACTTCCTTTGCAAATAATATGTATTGATATTTTTACTCTTAGGAGATAAATTCTCAACTTTAATGTGAAAATGGATTAATAAATAGTTTTACGGTTGAACTTTCGGGACTTGGAGAACATTGGACTAGTGAAGGACAAAGGAGTCAATAGCATTAAAgtgaaattaaattcaaaagtgGTGGTGATTGGTGAATGTCATTAAGGGAGACTTATGAAGTTAACGTGAACTCTGTATGCTCCTAGGTTGCAAAAGCCATTGGTTAGGGCTTAAggtgtataattttttttttttttttttacatatcaagataatgaaataaatgtattgattttttattacACTGTTAgatcaatataataataataaaaagagtaAATCAAATAGATCATCGAACTGATAATACATTTAGGCcatttaacttaaaaaaaaactacaattaaatttctaaatgaatgattatacaaaataaatacattaaaaaaataagagtaaaatagaaatATGCAGTATAAAATTTGTACCTTCGACCCAAACCCGGACCAATAAAACCGACTTGAAGGACAATAGACAGGAGTATCGAAAGTGCGTCATATAAACGTAAGAGAGAATCCATCATCAATTCCCGTAGAAAACGTGGCTGGTCAAAACCCTAGCTCAGAGACTCCGTTGTCAGAGGGAGCGAGCAGTGCGATCTCTCTTTCTACGATTCAACTCAGTGGCAGGAGTTATATACACAGCAATTCTCTCTCTGAGGTAAATTCGTTCGCAATATTGTTGTCActtctataaatatataatcgtCGCTTTCGTATTATTGGCTTTTGTTCGCGACTTTAGATCTGAGCTCACCTCAGGATCCATAATTTCCCGATTATTGCTCTTGTATATTGGTAAAGATCACGTTTTGAATGGATTCAGCTATGGTTTTTATTCTAGATCATTACTTTACTTTGTATTGAGCATAATTGGTTGATTTTTAAAAGGAGGTGAAATCCTTAATACGATATCAAGGTAGCGAATTTTTTCGTAACACATTATGTTCATTTTTGTAATAACTAACACTGGCATTTGGTTTTCTTTGGTTGATTTTTGTCTGGATTTATTTTCTCCTGCGTTTGGTAGATAGTTGTAGTATTACACTTGTAGCTGTATATATCCTTTCTTCACACACAAACATTGAAATAAACTATTGAGGGATTTGAAAGCTTATTAAGTTGTGGCTCCCAGGTGAT of Ipomoea triloba cultivar NCNSP0323 chromosome 3, ASM357664v1 contains these proteins:
- the LOC116013879 gene encoding cyclic dof factor 2-like, which translates into the protein MSDSSKDPAIKLFGKTIQLPEIPASTAPATEGSCPDDAPGDDSSARHGSGSGNDPAEDGGGGEEDEHLQKNQNGGKLDESKEDESLMAEELTDQTNEMETDELKTASNNKDCGAMKKSEVEEQGETGNSQEKALKKPDKILPCPRCNSMETKFCYFNNYNVNQPRHFCKNCQRYWTAGGTMRNVPVGAGRRKNKNSGSHYRHVTISEPFPSARVDLPNGIQLPTINPNGTLLTFGSDTPLCESMASVLNIAEKTMQNGSINGFHKLEELGVPVPHGAGDNGDDRSSGSSVTAASTKDESVKNEVPGRQNCPNFAPQLPCFPGAPWPYPLTAVQWSSAIPPPGYCPPGFPMPVYPAPAYWGCAVPGSWSVPWVSPPIAPQHHMPSTSGPNSPTLGKHSRDENMLKPVNSEGEDPKKESNPEKCLWVPKTLRIDDPEDAAKSSIWATLGIKNDKADSAGSGLFKAFQSKDDEKTDASENSTVLQANPAALSRSLNFHENS